The Frondihabitans australicus genome includes a region encoding these proteins:
- a CDS encoding SDR family oxidoreductase, with product MSRILITGASRGIGRGLAEELSRRGHDVVATARDVSALEGVPAELRVQLDVTDPASVNRAFAEAGPVDVLISNAGATVRAPLETVPLTEVARLFELNTFGALRVAQAVLPQMRERGSGRLVFVSSVQGRIAMPLIGPYSASKWALEAIAEGLAIETRHFGVDVQVFQPGAVSSGGSERASVFLDEDDPYFPLLGQVGGFRTTPVTVEEFATVVADALEADHVPFRVPVGEAATAQLRARKLAPEDAPFVAAPLDW from the coding sequence ATGTCTCGAATTCTGATCACCGGAGCATCGCGCGGAATCGGGCGCGGGCTCGCCGAGGAGCTGAGCCGGCGCGGCCACGATGTCGTCGCGACGGCGCGCGACGTCTCGGCGCTCGAGGGGGTGCCGGCCGAGCTACGGGTGCAGCTCGACGTCACCGATCCTGCGAGCGTGAACCGGGCGTTCGCCGAGGCCGGGCCGGTCGACGTGCTCATCAGCAACGCCGGCGCGACTGTCCGGGCGCCGCTCGAGACGGTTCCGCTGACCGAGGTCGCTCGCCTGTTCGAGCTGAACACCTTCGGCGCGCTCCGCGTCGCGCAGGCGGTCCTCCCTCAGATGCGGGAGCGCGGCTCAGGTCGGCTCGTGTTCGTCTCGAGCGTGCAGGGTCGCATCGCCATGCCCCTGATCGGCCCCTACTCGGCGTCGAAGTGGGCCCTGGAGGCCATCGCGGAAGGCCTCGCCATCGAGACGCGCCACTTCGGGGTCGACGTGCAGGTGTTCCAGCCGGGTGCGGTGTCGTCGGGCGGCAGCGAGCGTGCGAGCGTGTTCCTCGACGAGGACGATCCGTACTTCCCGCTGCTCGGGCAGGTCGGCGGCTTCCGGACCACCCCGGTGACGGTCGAGGAGTTCGCGACGGTCGTAGCGGACGCCCTCGAAGCCGACCACGTGCCGTTCCGCGTGCCCGTCGGAGAGGCCGCCACCGCGCAGCTGCGCGCACGGAAGCTGGCTCCCGAGGACGCCCCGTTCGTCGCCGCGCCGCTCGACTGGTAG
- a CDS encoding TetR/AcrR family transcriptional regulator, with product MPRRSDAKQKMVDAAQALIRERGVTATAVSDVLERSGAPRGSVYFHFPGGKNQLVIEAAESHAHAQVEIIDSLAAAATTPAELVSAYLEAGRAGMIESGFGRGCGIAPLVTEGEHGDEQVTDTARRGFTEMADRLSHHLVSYGLGRQSARSLADAVLAAAEGALIMSRALRSDASWTTSRDSLVAYARGLSGVR from the coding sequence CGCGAGCGGGGCGTCACGGCCACCGCTGTCTCCGACGTTCTGGAGCGCAGCGGCGCTCCGCGGGGATCCGTCTACTTCCACTTCCCCGGCGGCAAGAACCAGCTCGTGATCGAAGCGGCGGAGTCGCACGCGCACGCCCAGGTCGAGATCATCGACAGCCTCGCCGCAGCCGCCACGACGCCGGCCGAGCTCGTCTCCGCCTACCTGGAGGCGGGCCGGGCGGGCATGATCGAGAGCGGATTCGGGCGCGGATGCGGCATCGCGCCGCTGGTCACCGAAGGGGAGCACGGCGACGAACAGGTCACGGACACGGCTCGTCGAGGCTTCACCGAGATGGCGGACCGACTCAGCCATCACTTAGTCAGCTACGGCCTCGGGCGCCAGTCGGCGCGGTCGCTGGCCGATGCCGTCCTGGCCGCGGCGGAGGGTGCCCTGATCATGTCGCGCGCACTGCGCTCGGACGCGTCATGGACGACGAGCCGCGATTCCCTGGTCGCCTACGCGCGAGGCCTCTCCGGCGTCCGCTGA